A portion of the Polaribacter cellanae genome contains these proteins:
- a CDS encoding BatD family protein, with protein MKLKNYISLLICLLSMSLVAQEATIQAKVSKNKLGLNQRLRIVFSINKQGGENFTPPNFNNFKVVGGPSQSVSQSWINGRTTFSQSYTYIIQPTRKGELSIGAASVKIGGKTIKSNPIKIIVVDAVEIPKDPNDPNYVAQQNIHLVAEISKSTPYVGEGIYVEYRLYVSENVSVYDTNVTEAPKYNGFWNQDIKINGYPVKMGKYNGEDYRYIVLQKALLVPTKSGKLEIEPMKMDIIIGVPTGRADFFGNVITRNVRKEFASEKKLVRPKSLPLKGKPANFTGAVGEFNFNVSLSKDILKANETSEIKVAVSGKGNLKLFELPKIETPNELEIYQPERKEKVNVYANGISGSVTDSYTVVPQYKGKYKIPSTSFSYFNPKEEKYKTITTKDLFVDVQEGKELVTVDTTSVNKKDVVTTGKNFRYIATKTTFKPAEKLDFFKSNLFYILLLLPLITIPIGIFIGKRNKKRNNDIIGNKLRKANRLAKKYLSEAQKQLGKKEAFYEALERALHNYLKAKLGVETSEISKERITVILENKKVDSVTIQQFIEVLKSSDFARYTPFTATQMKEEFERAKEVIVQLDKQL; from the coding sequence ATGAAGTTGAAAAATTACATATCGTTGTTAATTTGCTTGCTAAGTATGTCTTTAGTTGCGCAAGAAGCAACCATTCAAGCTAAAGTTAGTAAAAACAAATTGGGTTTAAACCAACGTTTGCGAATTGTATTTTCAATAAATAAACAGGGTGGAGAAAACTTTACGCCCCCAAACTTTAATAATTTTAAAGTGGTTGGAGGGCCAAGTCAATCTGTTAGCCAATCTTGGATTAATGGAAGAACAACCTTCTCTCAGTCTTATACCTACATTATTCAACCAACAAGAAAAGGAGAACTTTCCATTGGTGCTGCAAGTGTTAAAATTGGGGGAAAGACTATAAAATCGAACCCTATAAAAATTATAGTTGTAGACGCTGTTGAAATTCCCAAAGACCCAAACGATCCTAATTATGTAGCCCAACAAAACATTCATTTAGTTGCAGAAATTTCTAAATCTACACCTTATGTTGGCGAGGGAATTTATGTTGAATATCGTTTGTATGTAAGTGAAAACGTAAGTGTTTACGATACAAATGTAACAGAAGCACCAAAATACAATGGTTTTTGGAATCAGGATATTAAAATAAATGGTTATCCTGTAAAAATGGGAAAATACAATGGAGAAGATTATAGATACATTGTTTTACAGAAAGCATTATTAGTTCCTACAAAATCTGGAAAATTAGAAATCGAACCCATGAAAATGGACATTATTATTGGTGTTCCAACAGGAAGAGCCGATTTCTTTGGAAATGTTATTACAAGAAATGTTCGAAAAGAATTTGCTTCAGAAAAAAAACTTGTTCGCCCTAAAAGCCTTCCTTTAAAAGGAAAACCAGCAAACTTTACTGGAGCTGTTGGAGAATTTAATTTTAATGTTTCTTTAAGTAAAGACATTTTAAAAGCCAATGAAACATCAGAAATTAAAGTAGCAGTTTCTGGAAAAGGAAATTTAAAATTATTTGAATTACCAAAAATAGAAACCCCTAATGAGTTAGAAATTTATCAGCCAGAAAGAAAAGAAAAAGTAAATGTATATGCTAATGGAATTTCTGGCTCTGTAACAGATTCTTACACAGTAGTTCCACAATATAAAGGAAAATATAAAATACCAAGTACTTCTTTCTCTTACTTTAATCCTAAAGAAGAAAAATACAAAACAATTACTACCAAAGATTTATTTGTAGATGTACAAGAAGGTAAAGAATTGGTTACTGTAGATACTACTTCTGTAAACAAAAAAGATGTTGTTACAACTGGCAAAAACTTTAGATATATTGCCACGAAAACAACTTTTAAACCTGCCGAAAAATTAGATTTCTTTAAATCGAATTTATTTTATATTTTGCTTTTATTACCTTTAATAACAATACCTATTGGAATATTTATAGGTAAAAGAAATAAAAAAAGAAATAACGATATTATTGGAAATAAACTAAGAAAAGCAAACAGATTAGCCAAAAAATATTTGTCGGAAGCACAAAAACAATTGGGTAAAAAAGAGGCTTTTTATGAGGCTTTAGAACGTGCGCTCCATAATTATTTAAAAGCAAAATTAGGTGTCGAAACCTCCGAAATTAGTAAAGAAAGAATTACTGTAATTTTGGAAAATAAAAAGGTAGATTCTGTTACAATCCAACAATTTATTGAAGTTTTAAAAAGCTCGGATTTTGCAAGATATACACCATTTACAGCAACTCAAATGAAAGAAGAATTTGAGCGAGCAAAAGAAGTAATTGTTCAATTAGATAAACAATTATAA
- a CDS encoding SH3 domain-containing protein translates to MKKILFLLLIIAGSVKAQNVDSLFIAANENYKNGQFEKAIEKYKKIESKNVISSELYYNLANAYYKLNKVGPTIFYYEKALKIDPLNEDVNNNLIFAKRLALDNIEETPKTVFQKFNTNYLQKLSYNQWAIIVVVLSLVASLLFLLFYFAYSPRKKRAYFTTSIISFILLIATLFITYSQYNLAKNTKEAIIFAEKTEVRNAPTLNSEKVFTLHEGTKVFVLDAVDNWKKIKLADGKLGWIIASEIKMFNDF, encoded by the coding sequence ATGAAAAAAATACTGTTTTTATTGTTGATAATTGCCGGTTCTGTAAAGGCTCAGAATGTAGATAGTTTGTTTATTGCTGCAAATGAAAACTACAAAAACGGGCAATTCGAAAAAGCTATTGAAAAATATAAAAAGATTGAATCTAAAAACGTAATTTCATCGGAATTATATTACAATTTAGCAAACGCTTATTACAAATTAAACAAAGTTGGACCTACAATTTTTTATTACGAAAAAGCCTTAAAAATAGATCCTTTAAACGAAGATGTAAATAACAATTTAATCTTTGCAAAACGTTTGGCTTTAGATAATATTGAAGAAACCCCAAAAACAGTTTTTCAGAAATTTAATACCAATTACCTTCAAAAATTATCTTACAATCAATGGGCAATAATTGTAGTTGTACTTTCTTTAGTAGCTTCGTTGTTATTTCTGCTTTTTTATTTTGCATATTCACCAAGAAAAAAAAGAGCTTATTTTACGACAAGTATTATTAGTTTTATTCTTCTAATAGCTACTCTTTTTATTACTTACAGTCAATACAATTTGGCTAAAAACACTAAAGAAGCTATTATTTTCGCAGAAAAAACAGAAGTTAGAAATGCACCAACTTTAAATTCGGAAAAAGTTTTTACTTTACACGAAGGTACAAAGGTGTTCGTTTTAGACGCTGTAGATAATTGGAAAAAAATTAAATTGGCAGATGGTAAGTTAGGTTGGATAATTGCAAGCGAAATAAAAATGTTTAACGATTTTTAG